A window of Primulina tabacum isolate GXHZ01 chromosome 4, ASM2559414v2, whole genome shotgun sequence contains these coding sequences:
- the LOC142541526 gene encoding fasciclin-like arabinogalactan protein 3, translated as MSPSTILAISAVLLLSTATSAFNVTRILNQYPDFSEFNGLLTKTGLFADINSRAAITVLALTNDHIAELAGKPEDVQKRLLSTHIVLDYYDILKLNKLRDTKTILTTLYQSTGVADDMQGFLDVIHKADGSIVFGSAMKGAPHDIKVLGSVASQPYNISVLSISKPIFAPGIDGSYKPVSAPPPKAAAAPANKVPPPAVAESPEEEVADAPAEADGPVASDAPANAPAADAPADAPVADGPSADANDQPKPKSAAGKHVISGMSLGFVVALASLLVIH; from the exons ATGAGCCCCTCCACAATCCTCGCCATCTCGGCCGTGCTCCTCCTCTCGACCGCCACCTCCGCCTTCAATGTCACCCGAATCCTCAACCAATACCCTGATTTCAGCGAGTTTAATGGCCTCCTCACCAAGACCGGTCTCTTCGCAGATATAAACAGCCGTGCGGCCATCACCGTGCTTGCCCTCACCAACGACCATATTGCAGAACTCGCAGGCAAGCCCGAGGATGTTCAGAAGCGTCTGCTCAGTACCCACATTGTGTTGGATTATTACGATATCTTGAAACTCAACAAGCTTAGGGATACAAAGACAATTCTCACCACACTTTATCAG TCCACCGGTGTTGCCGATGACATGCAAGGGTTCCTCGACGTTATCCACAAGGCGGACGGGAGCATCGTCTTTGGCTCAGCCATGAAAGGCGCCCCACACGACATCAAAGTGTTGGGCTCCGTCGCTTCACAGCCATACAATATCTCCGTTCTCAGCATTTCTAAACCCATTTTCGCACCAGGAATCGACGGCTCCTACAAGCCAGTTTCAGCACCGCCCCCGAAAGCTGCTGCTGCTCCAGCCAATAAAGTGCCTCCTCCTGCTGTTGCTGAAAGCCCCGAGGAAGAGGTGGCCGATGCTCCCGCTGAAGCTGACGGCCCTGTGGCTTCCGACGCTCCTGCTAATGCTCCTGCGGCTGACGCACCTGCCGATGCTCCGGTGGCTGACGGCCCGTCTGCTGATGCCAATGATCAACCCAAACCCAAAAGCGCAGCGGGGAAACATGTGATTTCCGGCATGTCTCTTGGGTTCGTGGTAGCGTTGGCTTCATTACTTGTAATTCATTAA